The nucleotide sequence ATTATGTAGACGATGACAGCATGATTTTGATGCCGTCTCTGACTTGGGCCCCATCAGCTCAAACCTCTATGACGTTGATGATGAACAAGCAGAAAGACCAGACTGGATCATCTACGCAGTTCCTGCCACTGGCTGGTACAGTACTGCCTAACCCTAATGGTGATATCGATCAATCTCTGTTTGTGAGTGAGCCTGACTTTGATCGCTTTGACTCCGAGCAAACGGCTTATACTCTGAGTTTTGATCATATTTTTAATGAGGTGTTCTCGTTATCGGCTAACTACCGCGATTCACAAAGTGATGTGAAATATGATTCCATGTGGCCGGTTGTATTTCCGCAGTCGTTCCAGCCTCTTTTTTACCCAGGAAGCGATGTTCATCGTTTTGAAGCCGATGGCCGTACCGCTAACCGTACTGCTCGTGCCAGTAAATTGTCTGCCGATGCAAAAACATTGGATGTTCGTTTAAATGCTGATTTCCGTACCGGATCACTTGAACATCGAGTGGTATTCGGTCTGGATGCGCAGGATATTACTACTGATAATAATTACTCAGAGATCAACACTGCTCAGGTAATTGCCTTTAACCCAGGCGCTGCCGTTGATTTATCACTGGATTTATATAACCCGCAATATGGTCAATTATCAGCAGAAGGCCTGGCCGCTCTGGATGCATTGCGACCGGCTAACAGGCCGTCATCGACGTTGGAGCAACAAGGCGTTTATTTGATGGATCAGATTCGTTATGAAAACTGGATCGTATCAGCAGGCCTTCGACACGATCATGTGAAAAATAGTACACAAGGTGAATCAGACTCAGATAAAGACAGTGAAATGACTCATCAGTTAGGGGTAATGCACCAGTTCAATAATGGCTTGTCACCCTATGTCAGTTATGCTGAGTCGTTTGAACCGATTGCAGGTACTGACGACGCCGGTAAGCGTTATAAGCCAGCTACTGGTCAGCAAGTAGAAGCAGGTGTTAAATATCAACCTGCAGGAACCAAGCTGTTAATTACCGCAGCTTATTATGAAATTGATGAAAAGAATCGCCTGACGACTGACCCAAATAATGTTCTAAGCCAAATCCAGGTAGAGTCTGAGATTGACGGTTATGAGCTTGAAGTTCAAGGCACCTTAGGTCAATTTGATTTTATTGCGGGTTATACAAAACTGGATGCAACCCGCAAGCCTGAAGATGGTGGGTCTTCTACTAAGCTGGAAGCCGTCCCTGAAGAACAGGCTTCTGCCTGGGTTACTCACCGCTTTGCGAATCAGCTGACTGGCTTCCGTGTTGGTCTGGGGGCTCGTTACGTTGGTACTACATATGATGGCAGCGATAACCGAGAGTTAGAAACCGATTCGTTTACGCTCTACGATGCAATGCTTGGTTATGAGCTGAAAAACTGGTTCTTCAGCTTGAATGGCCGCAATATTACCAATAAAGAGCACTTAAACTCTTGTCTGGCCCGTGGTGATTGTTTTGCCGGGGAAGAGCGGACCGTATCGGCTGACGTTCGCTATAAATTCTGATCAAGAAGAATTTGTGAAGTTGTTTAACCGCATTCATCAATTGATGAATGCGGTTTTTTTTACTCTTTAAACTTATCTGGTTAAAAAACAACCAAACTGACAGTGTGCTTTAACGAATGCCCGTTAGCGGCTGTTATAATCAAAAAATTCACAGAATTATCCACAGAAACTGTGGAAAGTCTTCGGTAATTTTCCCCACCCGTATTTCATCTTTGTCATAAAAAGTGCTCCGCAGTGCTTGACTTTGTTTGGCTGTTATAAAATTGGCACCTTTGTATCAGAAACCTCTGGAGGCCTTGAAATATAAGGTTTTTTTATTTTTTTATGAGCTGGTTAAAAAATAGACCAGTTTGCTATAAGTACGGTTTTATAGGGTTTGTGACGGTTTTGCTCAGACTATTCACAAAGTTATTCACAGATTCTGTGAGCAACTCCACTATTGACAGGCGTGCTTTATGCACAATCTGGCCAGAACAAAAAAAGAGTGGAAAAATGGGTTGGGCATATTGACTTGTGCACAACTCGACACTGTATAGCGAGTTTTTGGGTTTGATGTTGAAGAAAAGATATTTGTGTTTAAAGAGGTAGTGAATATCACCTAGTTTGTTGTGGCTGTTATTAGGTGGCATTCTGATACTTCAATGTTGATAGTTATGGGTTCAGGGAGAGGATTTATGAAATTTTATCAATGGATAGGCTTTGTTTGTCTCGTAGTGTCTTGTGATATCGATGCCGAACACTGTGAAGCAAAACTTCCAGACTCGTCTGTTTACATTGGCAACTGTGAAGATGGGCTGTTCCATGGTCAGGGAAAATTGGAGTGGCGCGATGGTTCTTCTTATAAAGGAGAATTCAACAGTGGTTTGATAGAAGGACAAGGGATCTTTACATCCGGTGTTGGCTGGACTCATGAAGGGTCATTTAAAGATGGCTCTTTGCATGGTTATGGCATTTATATTGATCCAACGGGAGATCGTTATGAAGGCGAGTTTAAGCACGGTGTATATCATGGAGTTGGTGTTTTTACAGGCCGCAATGGTGACGTATGTAAGGCTGAATATCGAGATGGCTTGATGCATGGTAAAGGTCGTTGCAGTTATTCTGATGGAGCGAAAGTTAACGCGGAATGGAAAGAAGGATTGTTGTCCGGTGTTGGCCAGACCCTTATGCCAAATGGTGATCTTTACGAGGGACAATATCGTGATGGTTATTGGAATGGTTTAGGAACATTCACATATGTCAGTGGTGATATTTATGTCGGAGAGTTTGCTAACGGTATGTTCCATGGAGAAGGAGAGGTCAGGTATTCGGATGGTACGCACTTAAAAGGGAAGTGGGTAAAGGGCGAGTATCAAGACAGTACTTTTTCTGAACACTGTGAATCTACAGCTATATAAAAAACGCCCCTAGATCAATCCCGACATTGACCGATGCCGAAGATGGATCTGGGGGCGTCTTATAAACTGCTGAGCCACCCTCATAGCCCATGGATTATATTAAGACTTTTGCGGGAAAATACACTGCGACAGGATGTCGCAGTGTTATTCAACAGGGGTGCTAATAGCAGGTGCTTTTAACAGACGAGCAGTTAATAGACCTCTACTGCGGGCAGGTTATCGCCCATTTCACCCTCATCATCACCAACTTCTTCATCATAAAATTGTGTACGGCCCAACTCGCCGTATTCACTGTAGCCCCAGCATTTGACGTCATGGTTGTCCAATAAGGCACACATCTGGTACCCACGACCGGCAAACTCAACGACTGTTCGGCCGCTGCCCATATCTGGCTGCGGTGCTGTGGCAATTAGCTCACCATCATCATCGCCCCAGTCATTACCACTCGGGTCGCCATTAATGGCGTAATCTTCGTCACCCCAGCATCGATGCTCGCCGTTAGAAAGGCGTGCACAGGTGTTGTAATAGGTAGCAATTAACTGATCAAACATCAGCCCCTGGCCAGTTTGCAGGATATTTTCATCGCGGCGAACGATGGAGCTGAGGCGGCCATCGCCGTTATCAAAGCCAATATCGATTTGTGTGCCTCCGGCATCCGGGCAATATGCCGAGCCAACTGGCAGTGAGCGGGTTTCGCTAATATAGGTTTGTGAGTCGGTATGGCAGTATTCGCGTGTACTGCTGGGTTCATTGTTATCGATTACGCCATTGCCATTGAGGTCGGTCACTTGTTGATATTCAAGTCCACCCAGGTCACAACTGGTCGCCGGGTCACTTGGATCAATCACATTAACCCGGCCCAGCAAGTTCTGATCTGCGCACAGGGACTCTCTGCGTTCAAAGGCGGTACTCTCGATGGTTCTATCGCTAAGGCCTAAGCCAATCTGGCCGTCTCCATTATCACCCCAGCATCGGACGCGGCCATCGGTGAGAATGGCACAGGCATGTCGGTAGCCAATTTCAATCTGTTCAGCCAGGTCGTTGTTGAGCTCAACAAAAGGCAGGTTGTTGCCCATATCGAAGGTGGATCTGCCTTTATAACTCTCGTCATCATTGAGGCCTAATATGGTGGAACGATTCCGGCCCCAGCACTTCGCGCGGCCATCGGTCAGTACTGCACAGCTGCTGGTGTATCCGGCACTGATTGATTTAGCGAGCAGAGGCTGGCCTTCATTATCGGTTCCTAAGTCGACATAAGGCAGGTTGTCGCCCATGCTACCAGTGTTGTCACCACGATCGGTTGTATCGCCATAACCCAGTTGACCGCTGCCTGCCTCTCCCCAGCATTTAATCCGGCCGTTATCCAATAACACGCAGGTATGATCATCGCCGCCAGCGATGGCCGTGGCGTAACGGTCGGTTCCTAATTGAACGGCAGGCAGTGCATTGCCTAATTCCGCTAGGTCGTCACCGGTAACTGAGCTATTGCCATTGTCACGCTCAAGACCGGTGTAATCATCGTCACCCCAGCACTTAACGATATTGTCGCTGGGTTGATCGCCACCAGAGAACAAGCCACAGCTGAAGTCTTCACCCAGGGTAAGGTCTAATAATGGTTCATCGCCAATCAGTGCCGGGGGCAGGTTGGAACCCATGTCTGAAATCTGGAGTTTGCCATCGTTGTTGTCATCGACACCAACATACAGGCCTTTACCACCTTGTTCGCAAACAAACTTATCGGCGCTCAGAGGCTCCTCGCGGTAAATGTAGGTTTTTGTTGCGGTATTACAGTATTTGCCGGTTTTGTTCTGTTCATCATCATCCAACAGGCCATTGCCATTATTGTCTGGGCCACGGCGATAACTAATGCCACCAAGCATGTCGCTGCAGGTGTTGTCATCGTTAGCGATTTGTTGGATAACCATCAGGCCTTCTGCATTACCTTCGTTGCAACTGTATTGCAGGTCGGCTTCTCCATATGCGGTGCCATATTCTTTTTCTCCGCCAGTGGCGAAGTTATAGTCCTCTCCATAGCCCCAGCATTTTAAAAGATTGTCCTGAGACAAGGCGCAGCTGGAGTAATAACCGCCAAAAATGCGGGCGGTGACCGGTAAAATATCCAGCTGAAGAGGATTGGCCGGCATTTCAATCTGACCAGCGCCCGATAAATTAATCAGCAGGCTTTCGCGCAGTTCTTTATCATTGTCATCGATAATGGTGACATCAAAACTGGCAGACGTTTGCCCGGCTGGAATAATAAAGCTACTGGTTAGGGTGAAGTCGCTGCCTGCCTGAGCATGTTCGGCGTAAGGATCTAAGGCGGCAACTTGTGAGTGAGAAACCGTTATTTGATTATCAATGCAGCTGGCTTCTTGCAGTTCAACCTGAACCGTAGCGTTGCCAGCATTCTCATTAATAGTCATTGCTGACTGCGCGAAGCTCAGTTGCGGACCGGCATCGCCATCGTAATCAATACGGCCAAAACCGGCAGAGCTACCCAGAGTGCTACTCGTCTGCAGCATAAAATATTCGCTGCACTCATAGCGGTCATCATCGATGAGTTCAATCTGAATTTGTTTGTTTTGGTCACCTGCCGCAAATACCAGTTCGCCGGCACTGGCGCGGTAGTCTTCACCGGACTCTGCGGTGACATCGACCGTGCCCCAGGTCACCGTCACCGTTTCGGTTGCTGGCTCAGGAAGTGACAGAGTAAAGGTTATCTGACCACTGTCTTCATTTGCCTGGGAGTTGCTAATGATGGGCAACTGGGTATTTTTGCCGTCAGCACCGTCAGCACCGTCAGCACCGTCAGCACCGTCAGCACCGTCAGCACCGTCAGCACCGTCAGCACCGTCAGCACCGTCAGCACCGTCAGCACCGTCAGCACCATTACAGATATATTGAGTCTCGGTTACTTCTTGGTCGTCTAATACACCATTGTTATTACTATCCAGTCCGGTATCGACGCGTGTACCGCCAGTTGGGCACTGTTCTCCGGCTGTCAGGTTTGTGCTGCGCAGCAAGGCATTACCGGAGGGGGAGGCGGGTGCTGGCTCGGTCGTTTCAGGTGTATTGGTTTCTGGCGTGGGATCGGAAGAGCTGCTGCCTCCACCACCGCAGGCGGTTAATGTCAGGGTCGTGATCAATAAAGGCAAGGCTACCGGTGTTGAGGAAGGCATATCAGGCTCTGCTTGTTCGTTCTTTAGTGGCGGATGAGTATATTTTTTATTCAATTTCTGCTCAATGCATTTTTTTACATTTATATACAAACCGATACAAAGTCAGCGGTTTTAGAGCTTAAATCCGGAAAATTTGCCTGATATTTGAACTGTTCGCTCGGGTTTGTTAGTATCCGCGCTCCATTTTGTCCCTTGATCGGTCGGTTTTTATCGGTTGATTTCATGTCTCCTGTTAGACATGAGGACAAACTCCTTGCCTTACCGGATGGGCCGGAAGGCTAAAACCCATAGGGAGCTGACAATGCGTCACTACGAAATCGTTTTTCTGGTACACCCAGATCAGAGCGAACAAGTACCAGCCATGGTAGAGCGTTACACCAACACAATCGAAGCTGACGGTGGCCAGATTCACCGCTTCGAAGACTGGGGTCGTCGCCACCTGGCATACCCAATCAACGACGTTCATAAAGCACACTACATTCTGATGAATGTTGAGTGTTCTCAGGAAGCCCTGGACGAACTGACTACCAACTTCCGTTACAACGACGCTGTTCTGCGTAACCTGGTAATCCGTCGTGATGAAGCTATTACCGAAATTTCTCCGATCAAAGCTGCTGAAAGCCGCGAAGATCGTCGTCGTTCTGAATCTCGTCAGGAAACTGCTGAGACTACAGAAGAAGCACCAGCTGCTGAAGAAGCTGCTGAAGAGACCCAAGCTGAAGACAGCGCTGAGTAATAGGAGATTTAATCATGGCACGTTTTTTCCGTCGTCGTAAGTTCTGCCGTTTCACTGCTGAAGGCGTATCCGAAATCGATTACAAAGATATGGATACTCTGAAAGGCTACATCACTGAAACTGGCAAAATCGTACCAAGCCGTA is from Bacterioplanoides sp. SCSIO 12839 and encodes:
- a CDS encoding TonB-dependent siderophore receptor, whose amino-acid sequence is MKLFAKAPLALAVVMAASVNAETADTVPTEDEVVLNQVVVVGDNFEGRTTSVGRMDVEITETPYSVSVITQDFFTATGVKTIQDALQYSAGVNGASFGIDSRTDSSTIRAVRPILYLDGMRKSVGNYNNTRQNPFTLERLEILKGPSSVSYGQSGTGGIVNMVSKRPQAEFGGEVWAQVGTFDRKQLAVDVTGPIDADGQFLYRLVALKRDSESQTDYVDDDSMILMPSLTWAPSAQTSMTLMMNKQKDQTGSSTQFLPLAGTVLPNPNGDIDQSLFVSEPDFDRFDSEQTAYTLSFDHIFNEVFSLSANYRDSQSDVKYDSMWPVVFPQSFQPLFYPGSDVHRFEADGRTANRTARASKLSADAKTLDVRLNADFRTGSLEHRVVFGLDAQDITTDNNYSEINTAQVIAFNPGAAVDLSLDLYNPQYGQLSAEGLAALDALRPANRPSSTLEQQGVYLMDQIRYENWIVSAGLRHDHVKNSTQGESDSDKDSEMTHQLGVMHQFNNGLSPYVSYAESFEPIAGTDDAGKRYKPATGQQVEAGVKYQPAGTKLLITAAYYEIDEKNRLTTDPNNVLSQIQVESEIDGYELEVQGTLGQFDFIAGYTKLDATRKPEDGGSSTKLEAVPEEQASAWVTHRFANQLTGFRVGLGARYVGTTYDGSDNRELETDSFTLYDAMLGYELKNWFFSLNGRNITNKEHLNSCLARGDCFAGEERTVSADVRYKF
- the rpsR gene encoding 30S ribosomal protein S18, translating into MARFFRRRKFCRFTAEGVSEIDYKDMDTLKGYITETGKIVPSRITGTRAKYQRQLSTAIKRARYIALLPYTDQHDN
- a CDS encoding Calx-beta domain-containing protein yields the protein MPSSTPVALPLLITTLTLTACGGGGSSSSDPTPETNTPETTEPAPASPSGNALLRSTNLTAGEQCPTGGTRVDTGLDSNNNGVLDDQEVTETQYICNGADGADGADGADGADGADGADGADGADGADGADGADGKNTQLPIISNSQANEDSGQITFTLSLPEPATETVTVTWGTVDVTAESGEDYRASAGELVFAAGDQNKQIQIELIDDDRYECSEYFMLQTSSTLGSSAGFGRIDYDGDAGPQLSFAQSAMTINENAGNATVQVELQEASCIDNQITVSHSQVAALDPYAEHAQAGSDFTLTSSFIIPAGQTSASFDVTIIDDNDKELRESLLINLSGAGQIEMPANPLQLDILPVTARIFGGYYSSCALSQDNLLKCWGYGEDYNFATGGEKEYGTAYGEADLQYSCNEGNAEGLMVIQQIANDDNTCSDMLGGISYRRGPDNNGNGLLDDDEQNKTGKYCNTATKTYIYREEPLSADKFVCEQGGKGLYVGVDDNNDGKLQISDMGSNLPPALIGDEPLLDLTLGEDFSCGLFSGGDQPSDNIVKCWGDDDYTGLERDNGNSSVTGDDLAELGNALPAVQLGTDRYATAIAGGDDHTCVLLDNGRIKCWGEAGSGQLGYGDTTDRGDNTGSMGDNLPYVDLGTDNEGQPLLAKSISAGYTSSCAVLTDGRAKCWGRNRSTILGLNDDESYKGRSTFDMGNNLPFVELNNDLAEQIEIGYRHACAILTDGRVRCWGDNGDGQIGLGLSDRTIESTAFERRESLCADQNLLGRVNVIDPSDPATSCDLGGLEYQQVTDLNGNGVIDNNEPSSTREYCHTDSQTYISETRSLPVGSAYCPDAGGTQIDIGFDNGDGRLSSIVRRDENILQTGQGLMFDQLIATYYNTCARLSNGEHRCWGDEDYAINGDPSGNDWGDDDGELIATAPQPDMGSGRTVVEFAGRGYQMCALLDNHDVKCWGYSEYGELGRTQFYDEEVGDDEGEMGDNLPAVEVY
- the rpsF gene encoding 30S ribosomal protein S6, whose amino-acid sequence is MRHYEIVFLVHPDQSEQVPAMVERYTNTIEADGGQIHRFEDWGRRHLAYPINDVHKAHYILMNVECSQEALDELTTNFRYNDAVLRNLVIRRDEAITEISPIKAAESREDRRRSESRQETAETTEEAPAAEEAAEETQAEDSAE
- a CDS encoding MORN repeat-containing protein, with product MKFYQWIGFVCLVVSCDIDAEHCEAKLPDSSVYIGNCEDGLFHGQGKLEWRDGSSYKGEFNSGLIEGQGIFTSGVGWTHEGSFKDGSLHGYGIYIDPTGDRYEGEFKHGVYHGVGVFTGRNGDVCKAEYRDGLMHGKGRCSYSDGAKVNAEWKEGLLSGVGQTLMPNGDLYEGQYRDGYWNGLGTFTYVSGDIYVGEFANGMFHGEGEVRYSDGTHLKGKWVKGEYQDSTFSEHCESTAI